One stretch of Litoribrevibacter albus DNA includes these proteins:
- a CDS encoding disulfide bond formation protein B → MFFLTNFRALSSITVLVSIALLAAAYYFELVVGLEPCPMCMMQRIVVFVLGWVALIAAIHNPEKPLGRTIYACVAGLVSIAGVAIAARHSWIQAYPPEDIPDCGAPLEYMLDILPFQEILTYMLTGSASCTEISWDFLGLTMPNWMIIVFLGYCVYSALLWRTSK, encoded by the coding sequence ATGTTTTTTCTTACCAATTTTCGCGCCCTATCTTCGATCACAGTGTTGGTTTCCATCGCCCTTTTAGCGGCGGCATATTATTTCGAGCTGGTTGTAGGTCTCGAACCTTGTCCGATGTGCATGATGCAACGCATTGTAGTGTTCGTTCTAGGTTGGGTTGCGCTGATTGCTGCCATTCATAATCCGGAAAAGCCACTCGGCCGAACCATCTACGCCTGTGTTGCCGGTCTGGTCAGTATCGCCGGTGTCGCTATTGCCGCTCGACACAGCTGGATTCAGGCTTATCCACCGGAAGACATCCCTGATTGTGGTGCTCCGCTGGAATACATGCTGGACATTCTTCCGTTCCAGGAAATTCTAACGTACATGCTGACAGGCTCAGCATCCTGCACTGAAATCAGCTGGGACTTCCTTGGCTTGACCATGCCCAATTGGATGATCATTGTCTTCCTCGGTTATTGCGTCTATTCCGCCCTTCTTTGGAGAACCTCAAAGTAA